A window from Molothrus ater isolate BHLD 08-10-18 breed brown headed cowbird chromosome 24, BPBGC_Mater_1.1, whole genome shotgun sequence encodes these proteins:
- the TAF12 gene encoding transcription initiation factor TFIID subunit 12 isoform X4, with protein MNQFGPSALINLSNFSSIKPEPASTPPQSSMANSTTVAKMPGTPSGGGRLSPESNQVLTKKKLQDLVREVDPNEQLDEDVEEMLLQIADDFIESVVTAACQLARHRKSNTLEVKDVQLHLERQWNMWIPGFGSEEIRPYKKACTTEAHKQRMALIRKTTKK; from the exons ATGAACCAGTTTGGCCCTTCTGCCTTGATCAACCTCTCCAACTTCTCCTCGATCAAGCCGGAACCAGCGAGCACCCCCCCCCAGAGCTCCATGGCCAACAGCACTACTGTGGCAAAGATGCCAGGAACACCCAGTGGAGGAGGGCGGCTCAGTCCTGAAAGCAACCAG GTTTTAACCAAGAAGAAATTGCAAGACCTGGTGCGTGAGGTTGATCCGAACGAGCAGCTGGATGAAGATGTGGAAGAA ATGCTGCTACAGATCGCCGATGACTTCATTGAGAGTGTGGTGACAGCCGCCTGCCAGCTTGCACGGCACCGCAAGTCTAACACTCTGGAAGTCAAAGATGTCCAGTTGCACCTTG AGCGCCAGTGGAACATGTGGATCCCGGGCTTTGGTTCTGAAGAAATCAGGCCCTACAAAAAAGCCTGCACTACAGAAGCTCACAAACAG AGAATGGCACTGATCCGCAAAACTACCAAGAAATAG
- the TAF12 gene encoding transcription initiation factor TFIID subunit 12 isoform X1 — protein MLIGLDPHNPKKKQDLDKLYDLKAKAQQIMNQFGPSALINLSNFSSIKPEPASTPPQSSMANSTTVAKMPGTPSGGGRLSPESNQVLTKKKLQDLVREVDPNEQLDEDVEEMLLQIADDFIESVVTAACQLARHRKSNTLEVKDVQLHLERQWNMWIPGFGSEEIRPYKKACTTEAHKQRMALIRKTTKK, from the exons tTGATTGGTTTGGATCCCCACAACCCCAAGAAGAAGCAGGACCTAGACAAGCTTTATGATCTAAAAGCTAAAGCCCAACAGATTATGAACCAGTTTGGCCCTTCTGCCTTGATCAACCTCTCCAACTTCTCCTCGATCAAGCCGGAACCAGCGAGCACCCCCCCCCAGAGCTCCATGGCCAACAGCACTACTGTGGCAAAGATGCCAGGAACACCCAGTGGAGGAGGGCGGCTCAGTCCTGAAAGCAACCAG GTTTTAACCAAGAAGAAATTGCAAGACCTGGTGCGTGAGGTTGATCCGAACGAGCAGCTGGATGAAGATGTGGAAGAA ATGCTGCTACAGATCGCCGATGACTTCATTGAGAGTGTGGTGACAGCCGCCTGCCAGCTTGCACGGCACCGCAAGTCTAACACTCTGGAAGTCAAAGATGTCCAGTTGCACCTTG AGCGCCAGTGGAACATGTGGATCCCGGGCTTTGGTTCTGAAGAAATCAGGCCCTACAAAAAAGCCTGCACTACAGAAGCTCACAAACAG AGAATGGCACTGATCCGCAAAACTACCAAGAAATAG
- the TAF12 gene encoding transcription initiation factor TFIID subunit 12 isoform X5 produces the protein MLTGDILGRVWTMVSPLTGLTVVADVIKDLDTQIALIGLDPHNPKKKQDLDKLYDLKAKAQQIMNQFGPSALINLSNFSSIKPEPASTPPQSSMANSTTVAKMPGTPSGGGRLSPESNQVLTKKKLQDLVREVDPNEQLDEDVEEMLLQIADDFIESVVTAACQLARHRKSNTLEVKDVQLHLERQWNMWIPGFGSEEIRPYKKACTTEAHKQRMALIRKTTKK, from the exons ATGCTGACTGGTGACATTCTGGGAAGGGTGTGGACTATGGTTTCTCCACTCACTGGGCTCACAGTAGTTGCTGATGTAATTAAAGATCTAGACACTCAGATAGCT tTGATTGGTTTGGATCCCCACAACCCCAAGAAGAAGCAGGACCTAGACAAGCTTTATGATCTAAAAGCTAAAGCCCAACAGATTATGAACCAGTTTGGCCCTTCTGCCTTGATCAACCTCTCCAACTTCTCCTCGATCAAGCCGGAACCAGCGAGCACCCCCCCCCAGAGCTCCATGGCCAACAGCACTACTGTGGCAAAGATGCCAGGAACACCCAGTGGAGGAGGGCGGCTCAGTCCTGAAAGCAACCAG GTTTTAACCAAGAAGAAATTGCAAGACCTGGTGCGTGAGGTTGATCCGAACGAGCAGCTGGATGAAGATGTGGAAGAA ATGCTGCTACAGATCGCCGATGACTTCATTGAGAGTGTGGTGACAGCCGCCTGCCAGCTTGCACGGCACCGCAAGTCTAACACTCTGGAAGTCAAAGATGTCCAGTTGCACCTTG AGCGCCAGTGGAACATGTGGATCCCGGGCTTTGGTTCTGAAGAAATCAGGCCCTACAAAAAAGCCTGCACTACAGAAGCTCACAAACAG AGAATGGCACTGATCCGCAAAACTACCAAGAAATAG
- the TAF12 gene encoding transcription initiation factor TFIID subunit 12 isoform X3, producing MEWSDLHRLLAGDATNAPGPKCYSPCPTFAAVRGVSAPPPLRQGAIHRTTRSPSRLQTPLAAHFLSFTDAGVPEQAVTGSPPSQKLCFRNLLMSIPRGWRATFPVPHTAEALFKSSMPPHPTPESAGVPARTGRQTPQILNMMIVDWFGSPQPQEEAGPRQAL from the exons ATGGAGTGGAGTGACTTGCACCGCCTGCTGGCCGGGGATGCAACCAATGCTCCCGGTCCAAAGTGTTACAGTCCTTGTCCCACCTTTGCCGCCGTCCGTGGTGTCTCGGCTCCACCCCCGTTGAGACAGGGCGCAATACACCGGACCACCAGGAGCCCCTCACGGCTGCAAACGCCGCTCGCAGCCCATTTCCTGTCGTTTACCGATGCCGGGGTGCCGGAACAAGCGGTTACCGGCAGCCCTCCTTCACAAAAATTGTGCTTCCGAAATCTCTTGATGTCGATTCCGCGGGGGTGGCGCGCGACCTTCCCCGTGCCACACACGGCAGAAGCCCTTTTTAAATCGTCCATGCCGCCCCACCCAACACCGGAAAGCGCCGGTGTACCGGCTAGGACAGGGCGACAGACGCCGCAGATACTAAACATGATGATCG tTGATTGGTTTGGATCCCCACAACCCCAAGAAGAAGCAGGACCTAGACAAGCTTTATGA
- the RAB42 gene encoding LOW QUALITY PROTEIN: ras-related protein Rab-42 (The sequence of the model RefSeq protein was modified relative to this genomic sequence to represent the inferred CDS: inserted 2 bases in 1 codon; deleted 1 base in 1 codon): protein METMTDSPQDPDPEGRFQFRVIVLGHAAPDYPDSTHRQGQAAALGHGWPGAVQGVLSMGKWEQAPLSXLPAGESQNKGNKGVPKGPRSTNGTGNASWVEELPACLTRSWCGGGRSWQAAEAPMEPRWQYQFRVIMLGDSTVGKSSLLRCYTEGVFLDAVNQTVGVDFYVQFVELKPGLQVKLQFWDTAGQERFRSVTRSYYRNSAGGMLLFDITNRTSFESIRQWHQEVTDTIQPFRMVFLLVGHKSDLAAQRQVGQREAEKLAASLGVQYVETSAKDASNVVQAFQMLTVAIYQALQTGQLVATEAWDGVKSSIPLPVLPKAQAVEKEEKRKRCLC from the exons ATGGAGACAATGACAGATTCCCCCCAGGATCCTGACCCTGAGGGACGCTTCCAGTTCCGTGTCATCGTGCTGGGACATGCAGCC CCGGACTATCCTGATTCCACCCACCGGCAAGgccaagctgcagctctgggacacgGCTGGCCAGGAGCAGTTCAG GGTGTCCTGTCCATGGGAAAATGGGAGCAGGCACCCCTGAG GCttcctgctggagagagccAAAATAAAGGGAACAAAGGGGTTCCAAAGGGGCCACGCAGCACCAATGGTACTGGGAACGCCTCCTGGGTGGaggagctccctgcctgcctg aCACGCTCCTGGTGTGGGGGTGGCAGgtcctggcaggcagcagaagcACCGATGGAGCCACGGTGGCAGTACCAGTTCCGGGTAATCATGCTGGGGGACTCGACAGTGGGGAAATCCTCACTGTTGCGGTGCTACACCGAAGGTGTCTTCCTGGACGCTGTCAACCAGACGGTGGGGGTGGACTTCTACGTCCAATTCGTGGAGCTGAAGCCAGGGCTGCAAGTGAAGCTGCAGTTCTGGGACACAGCCGGGCAGGAGAGGTTCAG GTCTGTGACTCGCTCCTACTACCGCAACTCAGCCGGGGGGATGCTGCTTTTCGACATCACCAACCGCACGTCCTTTGAGAGCATCCGGCAATGGCACCAGGAGGTGACTGACACGATCCAACCCTTCCGCATGGTCTTCCTGCTGGTGGGGCACAAGAGTGACCTGGCTGCGCAGCGCCAGGTGGGCCAGAGGGAGGCGGAGAAATTGGCGGCCTCACTGGGTGTCCAGTACGTGGAGACCTCAGCCAAAGATGCTTCCAATGTGGTCCAGGCCTTTCAGATGCTGACAGTTGCCATTTACCAAGCGCTGCAGACGGGGCAGTTGGTGGCCACTGAGGCATGGGATGGGGTGAAGAGCAGCATCccactgccagtgctgcccaAGGCTCAggcagtggagaaggaggagaagcgGAAGAGATGCTTGTGCTAG